One segment of Rhodopirellula baltica SH 1 DNA contains the following:
- a CDS encoding alpha/beta hydrolase-fold protein — MLAAVFVLSTGLNADDESLRTVQDGVPQGEITKGVFDTSEIYPGTRRDYAVYVPSQYDPESPANLMVFMDGMNYAKPNGSFRVPIVLDNLIAKGSLPPTIAVFVNPGTIPATKPDAKSRSNRSFEYDSLGDRYANFLINEFLPVALKDLKVSTNPKRRAVAGISSGGICAFTVAWERPDQFGKVLSHIGSFTNIRGGWAYPSLIRKTKSDPKPIQVYLQEGRDDLSNLHGNWPLANRDMAAALQFAGYQYKFVMTEGGHSGQWGGKELPSALQWLWNDDAESTVTPPASTKPGWGPHPLAVVNKNVPQGKVESMPPWHSEIFGNTVRDWSIYVPAQYDASKPAALMVFQDGERMRDKKGRWRIPTVFDNLIASGDMPPTIAVFLDPGHDKSKPRKGRKSSNRGFEYDSLGDRYSRFLLEEILPEVEKKYNLSDDPDMRAIGGSSSGAICAFTVAWERPDQFRKVYSNVGSFVNLRGGDLYSSLIRKTEPKPIRVYMSDTSGDNDNPFGHWPIANQRMESSLSYMGYDVRLDWAVGYGHNADFGSMQFPEAMRWLWRNETHTPSIDTSDDLRGDLTLLNLLVPGKSWEVVADDLGFSDAPCSDAEGNFYYCDMRAPAVVRVDAKNQSKTVIAKEAVSGMMFGPGDLIYACQGSKKRVISIDPKSGDVNTIAENVTPNDLAVSDEGYLFITETRAHQVTRINIETGEVTAVDVGITRPNGIVLSNDGGTLLVSDHGGPSTWTFRVNKNGVLDAKMPTMPMRLPIDPKGEFNFNEPPPYIQASKGDGSAVDKIGRFYVTSELGVQIFDPTGRPCGVLPKPNVDQPLTSCVLAGPEHSHLYVTNGSTIYRRELTVEK, encoded by the coding sequence ATACTCGCCGCGGTTTTCGTTCTATCGACTGGTCTAAACGCAGATGACGAATCGCTGCGAACGGTTCAGGATGGCGTGCCACAAGGCGAAATCACGAAGGGAGTGTTCGATACCAGCGAGATCTATCCAGGGACTCGGCGAGACTACGCCGTCTATGTTCCATCGCAATACGATCCTGAATCACCAGCCAACTTGATGGTGTTCATGGATGGAATGAACTACGCAAAACCAAACGGTTCCTTCCGCGTCCCGATCGTCCTGGACAACTTGATTGCCAAGGGTTCCTTGCCACCGACCATCGCGGTCTTCGTTAATCCAGGTACCATCCCGGCCACCAAGCCCGATGCCAAGAGCCGTAGCAACCGCTCGTTTGAATACGACTCATTGGGTGATCGCTATGCGAACTTCCTGATCAATGAATTCCTTCCAGTAGCATTGAAGGACCTGAAAGTATCGACCAATCCTAAACGCCGCGCTGTCGCGGGCATTTCTTCCGGTGGAATCTGCGCCTTCACCGTGGCGTGGGAACGACCGGACCAATTCGGCAAGGTGCTCAGCCACATTGGAAGCTTCACCAACATTCGTGGTGGCTGGGCCTATCCCAGCTTGATTCGCAAAACTAAATCGGATCCCAAGCCAATCCAGGTCTATTTGCAAGAAGGTCGCGATGACCTGAGCAACCTGCATGGCAACTGGCCATTGGCAAACCGCGACATGGCCGCCGCACTCCAGTTCGCGGGCTACCAGTACAAATTCGTGATGACCGAAGGCGGACACAGCGGTCAGTGGGGCGGAAAAGAACTGCCCAGCGCCTTGCAGTGGCTGTGGAACGATGACGCGGAATCGACCGTCACACCTCCAGCATCCACCAAACCAGGATGGGGACCACACCCGCTCGCGGTCGTCAATAAAAACGTTCCACAAGGCAAGGTGGAATCAATGCCGCCTTGGCATTCAGAAATTTTTGGCAACACCGTTCGTGACTGGTCGATCTACGTTCCGGCACAATACGATGCGAGCAAACCAGCGGCTTTGATGGTGTTCCAGGATGGAGAGCGGATGCGTGATAAGAAAGGTCGCTGGCGCATCCCAACCGTGTTTGACAACTTAATCGCGAGCGGCGACATGCCGCCGACAATTGCAGTGTTTCTTGATCCGGGACACGACAAATCCAAACCACGAAAGGGCCGCAAGTCTTCCAACCGAGGCTTCGAATACGACAGTCTAGGTGATCGGTACAGTCGATTCTTATTGGAAGAGATCCTTCCCGAGGTCGAGAAAAAATACAACCTTTCTGACGATCCCGACATGCGTGCGATTGGCGGATCCAGTTCCGGCGCGATCTGTGCCTTCACCGTTGCGTGGGAACGCCCCGACCAATTCCGCAAGGTTTACTCCAATGTTGGCAGTTTCGTGAATTTGCGTGGCGGAGATCTCTATTCATCCTTGATCCGCAAAACCGAACCCAAACCCATTCGCGTCTATATGTCGGATACCAGCGGCGACAACGACAACCCGTTTGGGCACTGGCCGATCGCCAATCAACGCATGGAGTCATCGCTGTCCTACATGGGATACGACGTTCGCCTGGATTGGGCCGTAGGTTACGGGCACAACGCCGATTTCGGCAGCATGCAGTTTCCCGAGGCAATGAGGTGGCTCTGGCGCAACGAGACACACACACCATCCATCGACACCTCCGATGATCTTCGTGGCGACCTGACACTCTTGAATTTGCTTGTCCCTGGTAAGTCATGGGAAGTCGTCGCCGATGACCTTGGATTCTCGGATGCTCCCTGCAGCGACGCAGAAGGCAATTTTTACTACTGCGACATGCGTGCTCCAGCGGTGGTCCGAGTCGACGCGAAAAATCAAAGTAAAACGGTCATCGCAAAGGAAGCCGTTAGCGGAATGATGTTTGGCCCAGGTGATCTGATTTACGCCTGCCAAGGATCAAAGAAGCGAGTGATCTCGATTGATCCAAAATCAGGTGACGTGAACACGATTGCAGAGAATGTGACACCGAACGATCTTGCCGTTTCCGACGAAGGCTATTTGTTCATCACCGAGACCAGAGCTCACCAAGTCACTCGAATCAATATCGAGACTGGTGAGGTGACTGCGGTCGACGTAGGCATCACCCGCCCCAACGGCATCGTACTGTCCAACGACGGTGGCACGCTTCTGGTTTCAGACCATGGTGGCCCATCGACATGGACATTCCGTGTCAACAAGAACGGTGTACTCGACGCAAAGATGCCGACCATGCCGATGCGATTGCCGATCGATCCCAAGGGCGAATTCAATTTCAATGAACCACCCCCATACATTCAAGCATCCAAGGGAGATGGCTCTGCGGTCGACAAGATTGGTCGCTTCTATGTCACCAGCGAACTGGGCGTGCAGATCTTTGACCCAACAGGTCGCCCGTGCGGAGTGCTTCCCAAACCGAACGTGGATCAACCTTTGACAAGCTGCGTGCTAGCTGGTCCAGAGCACTCTCATTTGTATGTCACCAACGGATCGACCATCTATCGACGGGAACTGACAGTCGAGAAGTGA
- a CDS encoding response regulator transcription factor, which produces MQDRLLLVEDDTHLAAMVSDFLHENGFHVEIENDGKLAAQRIVHDRFDAIVLDIGLPSMNGIDVCRSVRNQFSGPIIVLTARGEEIDEVVALEVGADDFMSKPVRPRALLARLKNHLRKSDAQLTDEDRIIVGDLVVTPARRQVTIAGDPVDMTTAEFDLIEYLALRAGSVVARKDIYVDLLGLPYDGLDRSIDLRVSRVRRKLGDDPNQPTRIKSVRGVGYLMAK; this is translated from the coding sequence ATGCAAGATCGACTGCTATTGGTCGAAGACGACACCCATTTGGCAGCGATGGTGAGTGACTTTCTTCATGAAAATGGATTTCATGTAGAAATCGAAAACGATGGCAAACTCGCCGCCCAAAGAATTGTTCACGACCGATTTGATGCGATTGTTTTGGACATTGGACTGCCCAGCATGAACGGGATCGATGTGTGTCGATCGGTGCGCAATCAGTTCTCGGGCCCAATCATCGTCCTGACCGCACGCGGCGAAGAGATTGATGAGGTTGTCGCTCTAGAAGTTGGTGCGGATGACTTCATGAGCAAACCGGTTCGGCCGCGGGCGTTGCTGGCTCGGTTAAAAAACCATCTCAGAAAGTCTGACGCCCAACTGACCGACGAAGATCGAATCATCGTTGGCGATTTGGTTGTGACGCCCGCCCGACGTCAGGTCACCATTGCAGGCGACCCGGTCGACATGACCACCGCGGAGTTTGACTTGATCGAATACTTGGCACTTCGTGCGGGATCGGTGGTTGCTCGCAAAGACATCTATGTCGATTTACTGGGCCTTCCCTACGACGGACTAGACCGATCGATCGACCTGCGCGTCTCGCGAGTTCGACGCAAACTCGGTGATGACCCCAATCAACCCACGCGAATCAAATCGGTCCGCGGGGTTGGGTACCTGATGGCAAAGTAG
- a CDS encoding type I polyketide synthase: MNSPERDLSERLAKLSPEQRAALRKRLARSSSSTSAPATQRADSGQSKAAVEPIAIVGVSCRFPGAPDLDAYWKVISEGIDATAEIPPERWDVDSLYDPTGQKAGRMSVRRAGMVDNIDQFDPKFFGISPREAARMDPQQRLLLEVSWEAFEIAGIPVTSLAGTPVGAYVGIGGTDYSKVPSTYDGYYQYIDAHVGTGNALSIAANRLSYIMDLRGPSMAIDTACSSSTMAIHLAVQSLRAGECDAALAGGVNAILTPETTIAFSKARMLSPDGQCRPFDADANGYVRGEGCGMLLLKRLSDAERDGDRIWGTILASATNQDGRTSGITAPNGVSQQAVIRTALGEAGLPASRVNYIEAHGTGTPLGDPIEVDALTQVFSGKPGVDPPCYVTSVKANVGHMETVSGVAGIIKLLLMMRHQTIPGQLHLNKLNPRMSLKRSRIVIPAQSPPWPVDDEPLVAGVSSFGFGGANTHLVMQQYLAKQTVEPSASKQSDTKDRTQHVLSLSGKSDAAIAEVASRLIQHLDRTNDHMADVAHTMNVGRVHHTHRTAVVFEDAKQLHRQLTQLSEGKKGPGIRSGQTVTSRATRTAFLFTGQGSQAPGMGRGLFETQPVFRKSMKRCDELLAKVLPKRLLDVLYGEGSDIELVHQTRYTQPALFAIEYSLAQLWLSWGVKPNVVLGHSVGEFAAACVAGVVSLEDALSLIAHRGRLMGELPAGGGMTAMFESAEVITDRLGEFESSVSGSLSIAAENGPQNTVVSGPQSDLDAFAKHCDEAGIASKALQVSHAFHSQLMEPMLDEFRQIAAQCEFKSPRIPLISNLTGEQWTKAWDADYLCDHIRNAVRFEPSMRALAEMDIDVMLEVGPSPILSGMGKRCLPESSATWATSLRSGKDDETTLFEAVGDVHARGGKIDWKAFDQPWKRQRLVLPTYPFDRQRYWLDPSDEIVEDPSRNRTGTGELLHPMLGRFQPSALRSRLYENALSARSPEFLADHAVQGSVNLPGAAFVEVAFAAARDRFGPGKHAVTDANIEQAMFVSEDRWKTFQTIVDESLSLEVYSRDRVDANDSWQRHMSASLVPAEQVGDSVDVEVVPPPPGLATVAQRFVGGKDHDEFYDLMSHRRLEYGPRFRMLHRIDYSIDEALGQVQCDDATCAELDDYILHPVLGDALMQTFSALVPRPDHDTFSEATYMPTKVSRAVVYQRPEGTLRTYGRRSSSGDVLDPEFVEGDVWLVNERDEVVAEWTGVRVTRVGRVGGGKSESLDDSLYQIDWQATESLPAASDLEGKQVWLLGDPGSRRDSLAKQLIGFGAEVVEGDLDEDLKTLAEKSESTLPLAALITLWDPSGKSSNPADDAVAVCQSALKQIRSAITHVPVSKHFRGWWHVTTGTQPVSESESSIDLVHAPLWGMIRVAMMELADLKPSLLETDPSASDQSNGLVIAAEVIAADDEDHVAYRDGTRHLGRLVKRRAPAESGNDTSVTIPSQPHRLRFRQTGSFDSLYFEPMERETPQGSEVELRVNAAGLNFSDVLKVMGLYPGITDKVVPLGIECSGVVTAVGKDAKRFQVGDQVMGVAPFSFGSHAKTPEYTLVKRPAGMDDVEAATIPIAFLTAWYGLVHLADVQPGERVLIHAGAGGVGLAATQIAQYLGAEIIATAGSDEKREFLRECGVKHVFNSRTTEFADDIRRAFSGEGVDVVLNSLPGEAIPKSLGVLNAYGRFLEIGKTDIYQDRKVGLLPFQDNLSYHAIDLDRVLRQRPAKIEKLWAELAERFEAGDLQPIACTEFDQTEMVETFRYMAQRKNIGKVITRMSTIATTDAVPQEEASESTVLITGGTGAIGLKLAKHLIKDGATSIALLSRRQPVGDVAAKIDALKQDADSVQVTVLQGDVGELDSLRSALKQLPGSLPPIRHVYHAAGVLQDGLLMDMTEEQLRVPMGSKIQGGWNLHVATKDLPIETFVLFSSIAACLGSPGQANYAAANGFLDALSEYRREKGLPATSIAWGPWAESGMAATEDRSSQLESRGMRLLPAIACLQTMQQLIDAGDQYVAVMDVDWPAMTKSMRRSRPFFAEFADRSQVDGKASVDQVDHEFRAQLSEVPESERTERLRRYFASELARLMGWEAEQIDVKQKLSELGMDSLIAMELKNNLEQRLAITIPMSALVESPSINSLVGHVVSQFADEDGEMKKASEKSEEPGGDRTALIVPLKADGARSPWLCIHPLGGSTACYSEFSQQVDDDQPVYALVGGGSDGVSEPPTSLDAMMEEYVELVQAQFGDDELRLIGWSAGGVFALELARRLENEGRSNVAVTLLDTPLPSIYRNVDPNDDVQFVADLVQFSNAFSGTDMYLSAEELEDARGTDQIWQRVLEEAQRAGVLSQSASPDMVRKLIDTSRQHVLFIKSYEIDPTSPSVQLILPVKTTALEGSSGERWTDHLDWASHLDSEVIVEQTDGDHFTMLLGEQAKELAKRMEQHAAAK; the protein is encoded by the coding sequence GTGAATTCACCCGAACGTGATCTTTCCGAACGTCTCGCGAAGCTCTCTCCAGAACAGAGAGCGGCACTGCGAAAACGCTTGGCCCGTTCGTCATCTTCGACGTCTGCTCCCGCCACCCAGCGCGCCGATTCCGGCCAATCCAAAGCCGCCGTCGAGCCAATCGCGATTGTGGGTGTCTCATGCCGCTTTCCCGGTGCGCCCGATTTGGATGCGTATTGGAAGGTCATCTCCGAAGGCATCGATGCAACCGCGGAGATCCCACCGGAACGCTGGGATGTGGATTCTCTTTACGACCCGACTGGCCAGAAAGCGGGCCGCATGTCGGTCCGTCGCGCGGGTATGGTCGACAACATTGACCAGTTCGATCCGAAGTTCTTCGGCATCTCGCCTCGCGAAGCGGCGCGGATGGATCCTCAGCAACGACTGTTGTTGGAAGTCAGTTGGGAAGCGTTTGAGATCGCCGGCATCCCGGTGACCAGTTTGGCGGGAACGCCAGTTGGTGCTTACGTTGGAATTGGCGGCACCGATTATTCCAAAGTCCCTTCGACCTACGATGGTTACTACCAGTACATCGACGCGCATGTTGGGACCGGCAACGCGCTTTCGATCGCGGCCAATCGATTGTCTTACATCATGGACCTTCGCGGTCCCAGCATGGCGATTGATACCGCGTGTTCGTCTTCGACGATGGCGATTCACTTGGCCGTGCAGAGTCTACGCGCTGGCGAGTGCGATGCTGCACTGGCCGGTGGCGTCAATGCAATCTTGACCCCCGAAACAACCATCGCGTTTTCAAAAGCGCGGATGTTGTCGCCGGATGGTCAGTGCCGGCCATTCGATGCCGATGCCAACGGCTACGTCCGTGGTGAAGGTTGCGGCATGCTGTTGCTGAAACGGTTGAGTGACGCCGAACGAGACGGTGATCGCATCTGGGGAACCATCCTGGCCAGCGCGACCAATCAAGACGGCCGAACCAGTGGCATCACCGCACCCAACGGTGTGTCGCAGCAAGCGGTCATTCGAACCGCTCTTGGGGAAGCAGGCTTGCCTGCCTCACGAGTCAACTACATCGAAGCACACGGCACCGGGACGCCGCTAGGTGATCCGATCGAAGTCGATGCGTTGACGCAAGTGTTCTCCGGTAAGCCTGGCGTCGATCCGCCTTGCTATGTGACCAGCGTGAAAGCCAACGTGGGTCACATGGAAACCGTTTCGGGTGTGGCCGGCATCATCAAGTTGTTGTTGATGATGCGCCACCAAACGATTCCAGGTCAGCTTCATCTGAACAAGCTCAACCCGCGAATGTCGCTGAAGCGGTCACGCATCGTCATACCTGCTCAGTCGCCACCGTGGCCGGTCGATGATGAGCCGTTGGTGGCGGGAGTCAGCTCGTTTGGATTTGGTGGGGCCAACACTCACCTCGTGATGCAACAGTACCTGGCGAAGCAAACGGTCGAGCCTTCCGCGTCGAAGCAATCCGACACGAAGGATCGAACGCAGCACGTGTTGAGTCTGAGCGGCAAAAGCGACGCCGCCATCGCGGAGGTCGCTTCGCGATTGATACAGCATCTCGATCGCACCAACGATCATATGGCGGATGTGGCACACACGATGAACGTCGGCCGCGTTCATCACACGCACCGAACCGCTGTGGTTTTCGAAGACGCGAAGCAACTTCACCGTCAGCTGACTCAGTTAAGCGAAGGCAAAAAAGGTCCCGGCATTCGAAGCGGGCAAACGGTGACCAGTCGGGCGACTCGAACCGCGTTCTTGTTTACCGGCCAAGGTTCACAGGCTCCGGGGATGGGGCGTGGCTTGTTCGAAACGCAACCGGTGTTTCGAAAGTCGATGAAGCGTTGTGACGAACTCTTGGCAAAGGTTCTGCCGAAACGATTGCTTGATGTTTTGTACGGTGAAGGTTCCGACATTGAGCTGGTTCACCAAACGCGATACACCCAACCCGCACTTTTCGCGATTGAGTATTCGCTGGCACAGTTGTGGTTGTCGTGGGGGGTGAAGCCGAACGTCGTTCTCGGCCACAGCGTCGGCGAATTCGCGGCGGCATGTGTTGCCGGCGTCGTATCGCTGGAGGACGCGTTGAGCTTGATCGCACACCGCGGGCGATTGATGGGCGAGTTGCCGGCCGGTGGCGGAATGACAGCGATGTTTGAATCGGCGGAAGTCATCACCGATCGACTTGGCGAATTCGAATCGTCCGTCAGCGGATCATTATCAATCGCCGCCGAAAATGGGCCGCAGAACACTGTCGTCTCCGGTCCGCAATCGGATTTGGATGCGTTTGCAAAACACTGTGATGAAGCTGGCATCGCTTCGAAGGCTTTGCAGGTATCGCATGCGTTCCATTCGCAATTGATGGAACCGATGTTGGATGAGTTCCGGCAAATCGCCGCACAGTGCGAATTCAAATCACCTCGTATCCCTTTGATCAGCAACCTAACCGGTGAGCAATGGACGAAGGCTTGGGACGCAGACTATCTGTGCGACCACATCCGCAACGCGGTCCGTTTTGAACCAAGTATGCGAGCATTGGCAGAGATGGATATCGACGTCATGTTGGAAGTGGGACCATCGCCGATTTTGAGCGGTATGGGCAAGCGTTGTTTGCCGGAATCATCCGCCACCTGGGCAACCTCGCTGCGGTCAGGCAAGGACGACGAAACAACGTTGTTCGAAGCGGTGGGCGACGTGCACGCTCGCGGCGGAAAAATTGATTGGAAAGCGTTTGATCAGCCGTGGAAGCGGCAGCGTTTGGTCTTGCCCACCTACCCGTTTGATCGACAACGATACTGGTTGGATCCATCCGATGAAATCGTCGAGGATCCATCTCGCAATCGCACTGGAACGGGCGAGTTGCTGCACCCAATGTTGGGGCGATTTCAACCATCAGCACTGCGAAGTCGTTTGTACGAGAACGCATTGTCAGCCCGGTCGCCGGAGTTCTTGGCCGATCACGCGGTACAAGGTTCAGTCAATTTGCCCGGAGCCGCTTTTGTTGAGGTCGCCTTCGCAGCAGCGAGAGACCGTTTTGGTCCAGGAAAACATGCGGTAACGGATGCCAACATCGAACAAGCCATGTTCGTCAGTGAAGATCGCTGGAAAACGTTCCAGACGATCGTCGATGAGAGTCTTTCGCTGGAGGTTTATTCTCGTGATCGCGTCGATGCGAACGATTCATGGCAACGGCATATGTCCGCGTCACTGGTTCCAGCCGAGCAAGTAGGCGATTCGGTCGATGTGGAAGTCGTGCCGCCTCCACCGGGTTTGGCGACCGTCGCTCAGCGATTCGTGGGTGGCAAGGATCACGATGAGTTTTATGACCTGATGTCGCATCGTCGATTGGAGTACGGGCCCCGTTTCCGAATGTTGCATCGCATCGACTACTCGATTGACGAAGCGTTGGGACAAGTCCAATGCGATGACGCCACTTGTGCCGAATTGGATGATTACATTCTGCATCCCGTCCTGGGCGATGCGCTGATGCAAACGTTCTCGGCTTTGGTGCCGCGACCTGATCACGACACGTTCAGCGAAGCGACGTACATGCCGACGAAAGTCTCGCGGGCAGTTGTGTACCAGCGACCCGAAGGGACGCTTCGCACCTATGGTCGACGTTCATCGTCGGGCGATGTCTTGGACCCCGAGTTCGTCGAAGGCGACGTTTGGTTGGTCAACGAGCGTGATGAAGTCGTTGCAGAATGGACCGGTGTTCGCGTCACCCGGGTCGGACGCGTTGGTGGTGGAAAGTCGGAATCGCTTGACGATTCGCTCTACCAAATCGATTGGCAAGCCACCGAGTCGTTGCCCGCTGCAAGTGACTTGGAGGGAAAGCAAGTTTGGTTGTTGGGGGATCCGGGATCACGTCGGGATTCTTTGGCCAAGCAACTGATTGGTTTTGGGGCCGAAGTCGTCGAAGGAGACTTGGACGAAGATCTGAAAACCCTCGCCGAGAAATCCGAATCGACCCTACCACTTGCGGCACTCATCACGCTTTGGGACCCGAGCGGAAAGTCGAGCAATCCAGCCGATGATGCGGTGGCGGTTTGTCAGTCGGCCCTCAAACAGATCCGATCGGCAATCACACACGTTCCGGTGAGCAAACATTTTCGCGGTTGGTGGCATGTCACAACGGGGACGCAACCGGTCTCGGAATCCGAGTCGTCTATCGACTTGGTTCACGCACCTTTGTGGGGAATGATTCGCGTCGCGATGATGGAGTTGGCCGATCTCAAACCCTCTTTGTTAGAGACGGATCCGTCCGCTTCCGATCAATCCAATGGACTGGTTATTGCGGCGGAGGTGATTGCTGCGGACGACGAAGATCACGTTGCCTACCGAGATGGCACGCGTCACTTGGGACGGTTGGTGAAGCGACGTGCCCCAGCCGAGTCGGGCAACGACACGTCAGTCACGATTCCATCGCAACCACACCGGCTGCGCTTTCGGCAAACCGGCAGTTTCGATTCGTTGTACTTCGAACCGATGGAGCGCGAGACGCCTCAGGGAAGCGAGGTGGAACTGCGGGTGAATGCGGCGGGATTGAACTTCAGCGACGTTTTGAAAGTCATGGGGCTGTATCCAGGGATCACCGACAAAGTGGTGCCACTGGGAATTGAATGTTCCGGTGTCGTGACCGCGGTTGGCAAAGACGCGAAACGATTTCAAGTTGGTGATCAAGTGATGGGGGTCGCTCCGTTCAGCTTTGGTTCGCACGCGAAAACGCCCGAATACACCTTGGTCAAACGCCCGGCCGGAATGGATGACGTCGAGGCCGCGACAATTCCCATCGCTTTCCTGACCGCTTGGTATGGATTGGTGCATTTGGCTGATGTCCAGCCCGGCGAACGTGTACTGATTCATGCGGGTGCGGGTGGCGTCGGATTGGCGGCAACTCAAATTGCTCAATATCTCGGTGCCGAAATCATTGCGACTGCTGGCAGCGACGAGAAACGCGAATTTCTGCGTGAATGTGGCGTGAAGCATGTCTTCAACTCTCGGACCACCGAGTTCGCCGATGACATTCGTCGCGCATTCTCCGGTGAAGGCGTCGACGTGGTTTTGAATTCGCTTCCTGGCGAGGCCATCCCGAAAAGCCTCGGTGTGCTCAATGCGTACGGTCGCTTTCTGGAAATTGGCAAGACTGATATCTACCAAGATCGCAAGGTTGGCTTGTTGCCATTCCAAGACAACCTGTCCTACCACGCGATCGATTTGGATCGAGTGTTGCGACAGCGTCCCGCGAAGATTGAGAAGCTATGGGCGGAGCTTGCTGAGCGATTTGAGGCTGGCGACTTGCAACCAATCGCTTGCACGGAATTTGATCAAACTGAAATGGTCGAAACGTTCCGCTACATGGCGCAGCGAAAGAACATTGGCAAAGTCATCACAAGAATGTCGACGATTGCGACGACTGATGCGGTGCCGCAAGAAGAGGCATCCGAATCGACCGTGTTGATTACCGGAGGCACCGGTGCGATTGGTTTGAAACTTGCGAAGCATTTGATCAAGGACGGCGCAACCAGCATCGCCTTGCTTTCTCGTCGACAACCGGTTGGTGACGTCGCCGCGAAAATCGACGCGTTGAAACAGGACGCTGATTCGGTCCAAGTGACTGTGTTGCAAGGTGACGTGGGCGAACTTGATTCGTTGCGTTCGGCGCTCAAACAGCTTCCAGGCAGTCTGCCACCAATCCGGCACGTCTATCACGCAGCTGGCGTTCTGCAGGATGGATTGTTGATGGATATGACCGAAGAACAACTACGTGTTCCGATGGGGTCCAAGATTCAAGGTGGTTGGAACTTGCACGTTGCAACGAAGGATCTACCAATCGAAACGTTCGTGCTGTTCTCGTCAATCGCCGCTTGTTTGGGATCGCCTGGACAAGCCAACTACGCGGCGGCCAATGGCTTTTTGGATGCCTTGTCTGAATATCGCCGTGAAAAAGGTTTGCCGGCAACCAGCATCGCTTGGGGCCCCTGGGCGGAGTCGGGGATGGCGGCCACCGAAGATCGGTCGTCGCAACTTGAATCACGAGGTATGCGGTTGCTTCCCGCCATTGCTTGTCTTCAGACGATGCAGCAACTTATCGATGCCGGCGATCAATACGTCGCCGTGATGGATGTGGATTGGCCAGCGATGACCAAAAGCATGCGACGCAGTCGACCCTTCTTCGCCGAGTTTGCGGATCGCTCACAAGTCGATGGCAAGGCAAGCGTCGATCAAGTCGATCACGAATTCCGTGCCCAATTGTCGGAAGTTCCCGAAAGTGAACGCACCGAACGTTTGCGCCGGTACTTCGCTTCCGAACTGGCTCGACTGATGGGTTGGGAAGCGGAGCAGATCGACGTGAAGCAAAAACTCAGTGAATTGGGAATGGACTCGCTGATCGCGATGGAACTGAAGAATAATCTCGAGCAACGCTTGGCGATCACCATTCCGATGTCAGCACTTGTCGAGTCGCCATCGATCAACAGTTTGGTCGGCCATGTGGTTTCTCAGTTTGCCGATGAAGACGGCGAGATGAAGAAGGCGTCGGAGAAGTCAGAGGAACCTGGTGGCGACCGAACCGCGTTGATCGTGCCTTTGAAAGCTGATGGTGCTCGTTCACCTTGGTTGTGTATCCATCCACTGGGAGGATCGACCGCTTGCTATTCAGAGTTTTCACAACAGGTTGACGACGATCAACCGGTGTACGCTTTGGTCGGTGGCGGTTCCGATGGCGTCAGCGAACCACCGACATCGCTGGATGCCATGATGGAAGAGTATGTTGAACTCGTGCAAGCACAGTTTGGCGATGACGAATTGCGTTTGATTGGTTGGTCCGCGGGAGGTGTCTTTGCCCTGGAACTCGCTCGCCGTTTAGAAAACGAAGGCCGCAGCAATGTTGCGGTGACGTTGTTGGATACGCCTCTTCCATCGATCTACCGCAACGTGGATCCGAATGACGATGTGCAGTTCGTCGCCGATCTGGTTCAGTTTTCCAATGCTTTCTCCGGGACGGACATGTATTTGTCAGCGGAAGAGTTGGAAGACGCTCGTGGGACGGATCAGATTTGGCAACGTGTTCTGGAAGAAGCCCAACGCGCAGGGGTTCTCAGCCAATCTGCATCGCCCGATATGGTTCGCAAGTTGATCGATACCAGTCGGCAACACGTGCTGTTCATTAAGTCGTATGAAATCGACCCGACCAGTCCAAGTGTGCAGTTGATCTTGCCGGTGAAGACGACCGCCCTGGAAGGTTCTTCAGGGGAACGTTGGACCGATCACCTGGATTGGGCATCACATCTGGATAGCGAAGTGATTGTTGAGCAAACCGACGGAGACCACTTCACGATGCTTCTGGGTGAGCAGGCGAAAGAATTGGCCAAGCGAATGGAGCAACACGCGGCGGCGAAGTGA